In Caldanaerobius fijiensis DSM 17918, the following proteins share a genomic window:
- a CDS encoding type II toxin-antitoxin system RelE family toxin encodes MKKTHKIIIEKKAAKFLASQPPEQQKRLARAISQLPEGNVIPLKGYKSLYRLRVGDYRIIFTIKENELLILVLSIGNRGDVYKKL; translated from the coding sequence ATGAAAAAGACCCACAAGATAATCATTGAAAAAAAAGCTGCAAAATTTTTGGCAAGTCAGCCTCCCGAACAACAGAAAAGACTTGCAAGAGCAATCAGTCAACTTCCGGAAGGCAATGTAATACCGCTTAAAGGCTATAAATCTCTTTATAGATTAAGAGTTGGAGATTACAGGATTATTTTTACAATAAAAGAAAATGAACTATTAATACTTGTTTTAAGCATAGGCAACCGTGGAGATGTATATAAAAAATTATAA